One genomic window of Eleginops maclovinus isolate JMC-PN-2008 ecotype Puerto Natales chromosome 12, JC_Emac_rtc_rv5, whole genome shotgun sequence includes the following:
- the tmem161b gene encoding transmembrane protein 161B — MGVIGVQLVVTMVMASVIQKIIPHYSFARWLLCSGSLRWYQHPTEDELRSLAGKQKGQKKKDRKHNGHLDNKLLTVPKDIDLQLETKCITEVDTLALHYFPEFQWLVDFTVAATVVYLITELYYSVAQPSGEMNISVVWSLLVLAFVLKTLFSLTAHYFKLEEGGERSLCITFAFFFFVKAMAILIVTENYLEFGLETGFTNFSDSALEFLHHQGLESQGPISKLTFKLILALLCSLIGAFLTFPGLRLAQMHLDALNLTTAKFTQTLLHINFLSPLIMVLLWVRPITKDYLINPTLEKENVPLMTEDTYDTLRLWAIILMCMLRLAMMRHHLQAYLNLAQKGVDQMKKEAGRISTVDLQKMVARVFYYLCVIALQYVAPLVMLLHTTLLLKTLGGHSWWVYPTEDLPCIYEMNSDSVMGAVPIAAPPPVVETGAQGSVAQLSVALGGLRTVFSPMFFRGLFSFFTWWIAACLFSTSLFGLFYHQYLMAA, encoded by the exons ATG GGTGTGATCGGTGTGCAGCTGGTGGTTACCATGGTAATGGCCAGTGTAATTCAGAAAATCATACCTCATTATTCCTTCGCAAGATGGCTACTCTGCAGTGGCAG TCTGCGGTGGTATCAGCACCCTACGGAAGATGAGTTGAGGAGCTTAGCTGGGAAACAAaaaggacagaagaagaaagacag GAAGCACAACGGTCACCTAGACAATAAGCTACTAACAGTTCCCAAGGACATCGACTTACAGCTGGAGACGAAATGCATCACAGAGGTCGACACGTTAG CGTTGCACTACTTCCCAGAGTTCCAGTGGCTGGTGGATTTCACCGTGGCGGCGACTGTGGTCTACCTGATAACAGAACTGTACTACAGCGTGGCTCAGCCCTCGGGAGAGATGAACATCAGCGTAGTCTGGAGCCTGCTAGTGCTTGCTTTTGTCCT TAAGACTCTTTTCTCTCTAACGGCCCACTACTTCAAgctggaggaaggaggggagcgTTCACTCTGCATTacttttgctttcttcttttttgtcaaAGCCATGGCCATTCTCATTGTCACTGAAAACTACCTGGAGTTCGGTCTTGAAACAG gTTTCACAAACTTCTCCGACAGTGCTCTAGAGTTTCTGCATCACCAGGGCTTGGAGTCCCA GGGTCCCATATCTAAACTCACCTTCAAGCTGATCCTGGCCCTGCTCTGCTCCCTGATTGGAGCATTTCTAACTTTCCCTGGTCTACGATTGGCCCAGATGCACCTAGATGCACTCAATCTGACCACAGCCAAATTTACACA GACTCTGCTTCATATCAACTTCTTGTCCCCTCTTATCATGGTCCTGCTGTGGGTGAGGCCCATCACCAAGGACTACCTTATAAACCCCACTCTGGAAAAGGAGAATGTGCCTTT GATGACGGAGGACACGTATGATACGTTGCGGTTGTGGGCCATCATACTGATGTGTATGCTCCGACTCGCCATGATGAGACATCATTTACAGGCGTACCTCAACCTGGCCCAGAAGGGTGTGGACCAGATGAAGAAGGAGGCGGGACGCATAAGTACCGTTGACCTGCAGAAGATG GTTGCACGTGTTTTTTACTACTTGTGTGTAATCGCACTACAGTATGTGGCACCGCTGGTGATGCTGCTGCATACAACTTTGCTGCTAAAAACCTTAG GTGGACACTCCTGGTGGGTCTACCCTACAGAAGACCTGCCTTGCATCTATGAAATGAACTCTGACTCTGTGATGGGGGCGGTACCAATAGCAGCCCCTCCACCAGTGGTAGAAACAGGAGCCCAGGGGTCGGTAGCCCAGCTGTCAGTGGCCCTGGGAGGCCTGCGGACTGTCTTCAGCCCCATGTTTTTCCGTGgcctcttctccttcttcacTTGGTGGATTGCTGCCTGCCTCTTCTCCACCTCCCTCTTCGGTCTTTTCTACCATCAGTATCTCATGGCGGCATAA